One genomic segment of Panicum virgatum strain AP13 chromosome 2N, P.virgatum_v5, whole genome shotgun sequence includes these proteins:
- the LOC120660508 gene encoding probable trehalose-phosphate phosphatase 7 isoform X1: protein MAKPSVGVSEVGVSAAAAQAACPCPGTLFPYPPPRGAGIAASVRRKCLQVELGGGAAGLLGGAWGVESMRASSPTHAKAVAALAGGVDDERAAWMVRHPSALGKFEQIVAASEGKRIVMFLDYDGTLSPIVDDPDAAFMSETMRMAVRSVAKHFPTAIVSGRCRDKVFEFVKLAELYYAGSHGMDIKGPAKASSRHAKAKQAKGGGVLFQPASEFLPMIQEVHERLAETTRCIPGAKVENNKFCVSVHFRCVDEKVGSCIGSSSSVARKWPSLSTFPFRRRRAPTPTYALPLSPAIERQLQIISTTPYMQMWGELSEAVKGVLRGYPRLRLTQGRMVLEVRPTIKWDKGRALEFLLESLGFADCANVLPVYIGDDRTDEDAFKALRRRGQGVGILVSKHPKETTANYSLREPAEVMEFLLRLVEWKRLSRTSLRLRLQ from the exons ATGGCGAAGCCGAGCGTGGGCGTCTCGGAAGTGGGggtctcggcggcggcggcgcaggcggcgtgcCCCTGCCCCGGGACGCTGTTCCCgtacccgccgccgcgcggcgccgggATCGCCGCCTCCGTGCGGCGCAAGTGCCTGCAggtggagctcggcggcggggcggcggggctgcTGGGCGGCGCCTGGGGCGTCGAGTCGATGCGCGCGTCGTCGCCCACGCACGCCAAGGCCGTGgcggccctcgccggcggcgtggacgaCGAGCGCGCGGCGTGGATGGTGCGGCACCCGTCGGCGCTGGGCAAGTTCGAGCAGATCGTGGCGGCGTCCGAGGGCAAGCGCATCGTGATGTTCCTGGACTACGAcggcaccctgtcgcccatcGTGGACGACCCCGACGCCGCCTTCATGAGCGAGACG ATGAGGATGGCCGTGCGCAGCGTCGCCAAGCACTTCCCGACGGCGATCGTGAGCGGCCGGTGCCGCGACAAG GTGTTCGAGTTCGTGAAGCTGGCGGAGCTCTACTACGCGGGGAGCCACGGCATGGACATCAAGGGCCCGGCCAAGGCCTCTTCCCGGCACGCAAAGGCCAAG CAGGCGAAGGGCGGAGGAGTCCTGTTCCAACCGGCGAGCGAGTTCCTGCCGATGATCCAGGAGGTGCACGAGCGCCTGGCCGAGACGACGCGCTGCATCCCGGGGGCCAAGGTGGAGAACAACAAGTTCTGCGTCTCCGTCCACTTCAGATGCGTCGACGAAAAGGTTGGTTCGTGCAttggttcttcttcctccgttGCCCGCAAATGGCCGTCGCTTTCCACCTTTCCGTTCCGTCGACGTCGAGCCCCCACCCCCACCTACGCACTGCCATTATCTCCGGCGATCGAACGGCAACTCCAAATCATATCCACTACTCCGTATATGCAGATGTGGGGCGAGCTGTCGGAGGCGGTGAAGGGCGTGCTGCGGGGGTACCCGAGGCTGCGGCTGACGCAGGGGCGGATGGTGCTGGAGGTGCGGCCCACCATCAAGTGGGACAAGGGCCGGGCGCTCGAGTTTCTGCTCGAGTCGCTGGGCTTCGCCGACTGCGCCAACGTCCTGCCCGTCTACATCGGCGACGACCGCACCGACGAGGACGCCTTCAAggccctgcggcggcgggggcagggcgTGGGCATCCTCGTCTCCAAGCACCCCAAGGAGACGACCGCCAACTACTCGCTCCGGGAGCCCGCCGAGGTCATGGAGTTCCTGCTGCGCCTCGTCGAGTGGAAGCGACTCTCCAGGACCAGCCTCAGGCTCAGGCTGCAATGA
- the LOC120660508 gene encoding probable trehalose-phosphate phosphatase 7 isoform X2, which translates to MAKPSVGVSEVGVSAAAAQAACPCPGTLFPYPPPRGAGIAASVRRKCLQVELGGGAAGLLGGAWGVESMRASSPTHAKAVAALAGGVDDERAAWMVRHPSALGKFEQIVAASEGKRIVMFLDYDGTLSPIVDDPDAAFMSETMRMAVRSVAKHFPTAIVSGRCRDKVFEFVKLAELYYAGSHGMDIKGPAKASSRHAKAKQAKGGGVLFQPASEFLPMIQEVHERLAETTRCIPGAKVENNKFCVSVHFRCVDEKMWGELSEAVKGVLRGYPRLRLTQGRMVLEVRPTIKWDKGRALEFLLESLGFADCANVLPVYIGDDRTDEDAFKALRRRGQGVGILVSKHPKETTANYSLREPAEVMEFLLRLVEWKRLSRTSLRLRLQ; encoded by the exons ATGGCGAAGCCGAGCGTGGGCGTCTCGGAAGTGGGggtctcggcggcggcggcgcaggcggcgtgcCCCTGCCCCGGGACGCTGTTCCCgtacccgccgccgcgcggcgccgggATCGCCGCCTCCGTGCGGCGCAAGTGCCTGCAggtggagctcggcggcggggcggcggggctgcTGGGCGGCGCCTGGGGCGTCGAGTCGATGCGCGCGTCGTCGCCCACGCACGCCAAGGCCGTGgcggccctcgccggcggcgtggacgaCGAGCGCGCGGCGTGGATGGTGCGGCACCCGTCGGCGCTGGGCAAGTTCGAGCAGATCGTGGCGGCGTCCGAGGGCAAGCGCATCGTGATGTTCCTGGACTACGAcggcaccctgtcgcccatcGTGGACGACCCCGACGCCGCCTTCATGAGCGAGACG ATGAGGATGGCCGTGCGCAGCGTCGCCAAGCACTTCCCGACGGCGATCGTGAGCGGCCGGTGCCGCGACAAG GTGTTCGAGTTCGTGAAGCTGGCGGAGCTCTACTACGCGGGGAGCCACGGCATGGACATCAAGGGCCCGGCCAAGGCCTCTTCCCGGCACGCAAAGGCCAAG CAGGCGAAGGGCGGAGGAGTCCTGTTCCAACCGGCGAGCGAGTTCCTGCCGATGATCCAGGAGGTGCACGAGCGCCTGGCCGAGACGACGCGCTGCATCCCGGGGGCCAAGGTGGAGAACAACAAGTTCTGCGTCTCCGTCCACTTCAGATGCGTCGACGAAAAG ATGTGGGGCGAGCTGTCGGAGGCGGTGAAGGGCGTGCTGCGGGGGTACCCGAGGCTGCGGCTGACGCAGGGGCGGATGGTGCTGGAGGTGCGGCCCACCATCAAGTGGGACAAGGGCCGGGCGCTCGAGTTTCTGCTCGAGTCGCTGGGCTTCGCCGACTGCGCCAACGTCCTGCCCGTCTACATCGGCGACGACCGCACCGACGAGGACGCCTTCAAggccctgcggcggcgggggcagggcgTGGGCATCCTCGTCTCCAAGCACCCCAAGGAGACGACCGCCAACTACTCGCTCCGGGAGCCCGCCGAGGTCATGGAGTTCCTGCTGCGCCTCGTCGAGTGGAAGCGACTCTCCAGGACCAGCCTCAGGCTCAGGCTGCAATGA
- the LOC120660508 gene encoding probable trehalose-phosphate phosphatase 7 isoform X3 — protein MAKPSVGVSEVGVSAAAAQAACPCPGTLFPYPPPRGAGIAASVRRKCLQVELGGGAAGLLGGAWGVESMRASSPTHAKAVAALAGGVDDERAAWMVRHPSALGKFEQIVAASEGKRIVMFLDYDGTLSPIVDDPDAAFMSETMRMAVRSVAKHFPTAIVSGRCRDKVFEFVKLAELYYAGSHGMDIKGPAKASSRHAKAKAKGGGVLFQPASEFLPMIQEVHERLAETTRCIPGAKVENNKFCVSVHFRCVDEKMWGELSEAVKGVLRGYPRLRLTQGRMVLEVRPTIKWDKGRALEFLLESLGFADCANVLPVYIGDDRTDEDAFKALRRRGQGVGILVSKHPKETTANYSLREPAEVMEFLLRLVEWKRLSRTSLRLRLQ, from the exons ATGGCGAAGCCGAGCGTGGGCGTCTCGGAAGTGGGggtctcggcggcggcggcgcaggcggcgtgcCCCTGCCCCGGGACGCTGTTCCCgtacccgccgccgcgcggcgccgggATCGCCGCCTCCGTGCGGCGCAAGTGCCTGCAggtggagctcggcggcggggcggcggggctgcTGGGCGGCGCCTGGGGCGTCGAGTCGATGCGCGCGTCGTCGCCCACGCACGCCAAGGCCGTGgcggccctcgccggcggcgtggacgaCGAGCGCGCGGCGTGGATGGTGCGGCACCCGTCGGCGCTGGGCAAGTTCGAGCAGATCGTGGCGGCGTCCGAGGGCAAGCGCATCGTGATGTTCCTGGACTACGAcggcaccctgtcgcccatcGTGGACGACCCCGACGCCGCCTTCATGAGCGAGACG ATGAGGATGGCCGTGCGCAGCGTCGCCAAGCACTTCCCGACGGCGATCGTGAGCGGCCGGTGCCGCGACAAG GTGTTCGAGTTCGTGAAGCTGGCGGAGCTCTACTACGCGGGGAGCCACGGCATGGACATCAAGGGCCCGGCCAAGGCCTCTTCCCGGCACGCAAAGGCCAAG GCGAAGGGCGGAGGAGTCCTGTTCCAACCGGCGAGCGAGTTCCTGCCGATGATCCAGGAGGTGCACGAGCGCCTGGCCGAGACGACGCGCTGCATCCCGGGGGCCAAGGTGGAGAACAACAAGTTCTGCGTCTCCGTCCACTTCAGATGCGTCGACGAAAAG ATGTGGGGCGAGCTGTCGGAGGCGGTGAAGGGCGTGCTGCGGGGGTACCCGAGGCTGCGGCTGACGCAGGGGCGGATGGTGCTGGAGGTGCGGCCCACCATCAAGTGGGACAAGGGCCGGGCGCTCGAGTTTCTGCTCGAGTCGCTGGGCTTCGCCGACTGCGCCAACGTCCTGCCCGTCTACATCGGCGACGACCGCACCGACGAGGACGCCTTCAAggccctgcggcggcgggggcagggcgTGGGCATCCTCGTCTCCAAGCACCCCAAGGAGACGACCGCCAACTACTCGCTCCGGGAGCCCGCCGAGGTCATGGAGTTCCTGCTGCGCCTCGTCGAGTGGAAGCGACTCTCCAGGACCAGCCTCAGGCTCAGGCTGCAATGA